The proteins below come from a single Candidatus Zixiibacteriota bacterium genomic window:
- a CDS encoding ABC transporter ATP-binding protein, with the protein MIDIAGVGKRFGATTALRDVTLTIPDGRITAVIGPNGSGKTTLIKCLLGLVTPTSGTITINGVRVNGDAEYRRQIGYMPQIARFPDNLRVGEVLDLVRRIRRAPVDASSDLFASFGLDKEKNKKVSWLSGGTRQKLSAVLATMFQPAIQIFDEPTAGLDPLAREVLREQLRRNGVDGRTVIITSHFFSEVEALADDIAFLCDGSLRFAGSLTSLRKLTGEERLDNAIARLMQGIPGGNSVERLAL; encoded by the coding sequence ATGATTGATATTGCGGGAGTGGGCAAACGCTTCGGCGCGACGACAGCACTGCGGGACGTGACCCTGACCATTCCCGATGGCCGTATCACCGCCGTGATCGGTCCGAACGGCTCGGGCAAGACGACGCTCATCAAGTGCCTGTTGGGCCTGGTCACGCCGACTTCCGGGACAATCACCATCAACGGCGTCAGGGTCAACGGCGACGCCGAATACCGCCGTCAAATCGGATATATGCCGCAGATCGCGCGGTTTCCGGACAATCTGCGAGTCGGGGAAGTGTTGGACCTGGTGCGTCGCATCCGGCGAGCACCGGTCGACGCGTCTTCTGACCTCTTCGCGAGCTTTGGACTGGATAAGGAAAAGAATAAAAAGGTCTCGTGGCTGTCCGGCGGTACGCGCCAGAAACTGAGTGCAGTGCTGGCCACGATGTTTCAGCCGGCGATTCAGATTTTTGACGAACCTACGGCCGGACTCGACCCGCTGGCACGCGAAGTCCTGCGCGAACAACTGCGGCGCAACGGCGTCGACGGCCGGACCGTTATCATCACCTCGCACTTCTTCAGCGAGGTCGAGGCGCTGGCAGACGATATCGCCTTCCTCTGTGACGGATCGCTGCGGTTTGCCGGTTCGCTGACCTCCCTGCGTAAGCTGACGGGCGAGGAGCGGCTTGACAATGCAATTGCACGCTTGATGCAGGGAATCCCCGGCGGCAATTCAGTGGAAAGGCTCGCGTTATGA
- the nosD gene encoding nitrous oxide reductase family maturation protein NosD: MSKSDNRFRRRNWRCFEMRVVAAGLALLVNSACLYAKTIVVGAGYEHATISAALGSAAAGDTVVITTGLYREHDLLVDRKLTVLGHGEAILDGELRHAIMTVKSDSVVVRGLHFVNAGVSFVKDNAALRFEQVIGGIIDSCRFDDNFFGIYLADSRQCRISNNVLQASQERESHSGNGIHLWKSRDIAIYGNTIVGHRDGIYLEFVRHSEIQGNQSRLNRRYGLHFMYSDSCTYTGNTFRENGAGVAVMYTKGVSMLNNEFADNWGAASYGLLLKDIADSRIAGNRFLRNTVGIFNEGSTRIVVEKNEFRENGWALKIMANCVDNNFTGNNFIANAFQVATNGRRSYSTFAGNYWSNYEGYDLDRDGIGDIPFRPVSLYSLLVERMPGSLILLRSLLTDVLDLAERVLPSLTPETFIDAEPHMRMIL; encoded by the coding sequence TTGAGTAAGAGTGACAATCGTTTCCGGCGCCGCAACTGGCGTTGCTTCGAGATGCGGGTGGTTGCTGCCGGTCTGGCACTGCTGGTCAATTCAGCTTGCCTGTACGCGAAGACCATTGTCGTCGGTGCGGGCTATGAGCATGCCACGATTTCTGCCGCACTTGGCAGCGCCGCGGCCGGCGACACGGTTGTGATCACAACCGGATTATACCGCGAGCACGACTTGCTCGTGGATCGCAAGTTGACAGTACTTGGCCACGGCGAAGCCATCCTGGACGGCGAACTGCGCCATGCCATTATGACCGTGAAGAGCGACAGCGTGGTTGTCCGCGGACTCCATTTTGTCAACGCCGGGGTCAGCTTTGTCAAAGACAACGCAGCGCTGCGATTCGAACAGGTCATTGGCGGCATCATCGACAGTTGTCGCTTCGACGACAATTTCTTCGGCATCTATCTGGCCGACTCGCGCCAGTGCCGGATCAGCAACAACGTCTTGCAGGCCAGCCAGGAGCGCGAATCGCATTCGGGCAACGGTATCCATCTGTGGAAAAGCCGGGACATCGCCATCTACGGAAATACGATTGTCGGCCATCGGGACGGCATCTATCTGGAGTTTGTCCGGCATTCAGAAATTCAGGGAAATCAGAGCCGGCTCAACCGGCGCTATGGGCTGCACTTCATGTATTCGGACAGTTGCACGTATACGGGGAACACTTTCCGTGAAAACGGAGCCGGAGTTGCGGTCATGTACACAAAAGGGGTTTCAATGCTTAACAACGAATTCGCCGACAATTGGGGAGCGGCTTCCTACGGACTTCTGCTGAAGGACATCGCCGACAGTCGCATTGCCGGCAACCGCTTCCTGCGCAATACCGTCGGCATTTTCAACGAAGGCTCGACGCGGATCGTGGTCGAGAAAAATGAATTTCGCGAAAACGGCTGGGCGTTGAAGATCATGGCCAATTGTGTGGACAACAACTTCACGGGCAACAATTTCATCGCCAACGCCTTTCAGGTTGCCACCAACGGCCGCCGCTCGTACAGCACTTTTGCCGGGAACTACTGGAGCAACTACGAAGGTTACGATCTTGACCGCGACGGCATCGGCGATATCCCGTTTCGGCCGGTGAGTCTCTATTCGCTGCTGGTGGAGCGGATGCCGGGGAGTCTGATCCTCTTGCGCAGTCTGCTGACCGACGTGCTCGATCTTGCCGAACGCGTCCTGCCGTCGCTGACGCCGGAGACGTTCATCGATGCCGAGCCGCACATGAGGATGATTCTATGA